A single window of Sphingomonas sp. IW22 DNA harbors:
- a CDS encoding NAD-dependent succinate-semialdehyde dehydrogenase has protein sequence MSEYVVIDPATDSRIAVYPEASGADIEHMLATAQKTYDEWSSSTSVSDRAAKLNLLAEIFVERENQLAAIIHQEVGKPVADSVDEVRFSAEILRAFANNSEKWLADEELHVKDGMRTVIKRQGIGIILGIMPWNYPYYQVVRFAAPNLLLGNTVIIKHANQCPASAKILEEMFLDAGFPAGAYTNVYATHDQISTLIADDRLQGVSLTGSERAGAIVAEQAGRNLKKCVLELGGSDPFIVLDTADVENAVKHAVWGRMKNMGQSCTGSKRFIVIESVFDEFKEKFIEALKSEAGVAEFPPLSSRAATTTLVKQVETALKEGAQLEIGDNLPNGNFYKPAVLTNITPDMSVYSEELFGPVAQLYCVSSDDEAVRLANDNPYGLGSVVICDDIERAERVGDRLEVGMVYLNAAGLDGADVPFGGIKKSGFGRELGRLSIDEFANKKIYRYG, from the coding sequence ATGAGCGAATACGTTGTAATTGATCCGGCAACAGATAGCAGGATTGCGGTGTATCCCGAAGCGTCGGGAGCAGATATTGAGCATATGCTGGCAACTGCGCAGAAGACATATGATGAGTGGTCTTCCTCGACGTCAGTCTCTGACCGTGCGGCAAAGCTCAATCTGCTAGCGGAAATTTTTGTTGAACGTGAAAATCAACTTGCAGCAATAATCCACCAGGAGGTGGGGAAACCCGTCGCCGACTCAGTCGACGAAGTTCGATTTTCGGCAGAAATACTTCGTGCATTCGCTAATAACTCAGAAAAGTGGTTAGCTGACGAAGAATTGCATGTAAAGGATGGCATGCGTACTGTCATTAAGCGTCAGGGGATCGGTATTATCCTTGGAATTATGCCATGGAACTATCCTTATTATCAGGTTGTGCGCTTCGCCGCTCCAAACCTGCTGCTCGGAAATACAGTTATAATAAAACATGCAAACCAATGTCCTGCTTCCGCCAAGATACTCGAAGAGATGTTTCTGGACGCCGGTTTTCCTGCCGGCGCATATACAAATGTGTATGCGACTCATGATCAAATATCGACCTTGATTGCGGATGATCGCTTGCAAGGTGTGTCATTAACTGGTTCAGAGCGCGCTGGCGCAATTGTTGCAGAACAAGCTGGCCGCAATCTCAAGAAGTGTGTGCTCGAGCTTGGCGGATCGGACCCCTTCATCGTACTCGACACTGCTGACGTCGAAAATGCTGTAAAACATGCAGTATGGGGCCGTATGAAGAATATGGGGCAATCCTGTACCGGCTCCAAGCGCTTCATCGTTATTGAATCGGTGTTCGATGAGTTCAAGGAAAAATTCATCGAGGCGCTTAAGAGTGAAGCTGGCGTTGCTGAGTTTCCACCTTTGTCTTCACGTGCTGCGACCACAACGCTTGTAAAACAGGTGGAAACGGCTCTTAAGGAGGGAGCACAGCTTGAGATCGGTGATAATTTACCGAATGGTAATTTCTACAAGCCGGCTGTGTTGACAAACATTACGCCCGATATGTCCGTCTATTCGGAAGAGTTGTTTGGTCCCGTTGCTCAACTTTACTGTGTCTCAAGCGACGACGAGGCTGTAAGGCTTGCGAATGACAATCCATACGGCTTGGGTTCGGTGGTTATATGTGATGATATCGAACGTGCTGAACGCGTCGGTGATCGTCTTGAGGTTGGCATGGTGTATCTTAATGCAGCGGGCCTGGATGGGGCGGATGTGCCCTTCGGAGGCATTAAGAAGTCCGGTTTCGGGCGTGAGTTGGGCAGACTGAGCATTGATGAATTTGCCAACAAAAAGATTTATCGTTACGGGTGA
- a CDS encoding IclR family transcriptional regulator, with translation MIQSIERAVAILEIIAQEGGAAHLRHIAEKTGLGKTTVHNILKTLDELGYVSRRIGDMRYHLGNRILNLARIAGDDSALRTRLRPVLERIAEKTGETVYLGVPSGDEIYYLAGIESGQMLKTSRPPAERERLEGSAVGLVFLAFMPGLRKRVLATRADAFPPDIVAEFEKVATVGYALDLEASSPGLHCVAVPWRENGEVRAGIALSGPSIRMPRKTLPDLAWLMMNELDKMK, from the coding sequence GTGATCCAATCCATCGAGCGCGCGGTCGCGATTCTTGAGATCATCGCGCAAGAGGGCGGTGCCGCCCATCTGCGTCATATTGCCGAGAAGACGGGGCTCGGTAAGACTACCGTCCACAACATCCTGAAGACGCTCGACGAACTGGGCTATGTCAGCCGGCGTATCGGCGACATGCGTTATCATCTGGGCAACCGGATACTCAACCTGGCGCGGATTGCCGGCGATGATTCCGCGTTACGTACGCGGCTTCGGCCCGTTTTAGAAAGGATCGCTGAGAAGACCGGTGAAACGGTCTATCTTGGCGTTCCGAGCGGGGACGAAATCTACTATCTCGCCGGCATCGAGTCAGGGCAGATGCTCAAGACCTCTCGGCCGCCGGCCGAGCGGGAGCGGCTCGAGGGCTCGGCGGTAGGGCTCGTCTTTCTCGCCTTCATGCCTGGGCTGCGAAAGCGCGTCCTGGCGACGCGCGCCGATGCGTTCCCACCCGATATCGTCGCAGAGTTCGAAAAGGTGGCTACAGTGGGCTACGCGCTCGATCTTGAGGCATCCTCGCCCGGACTGCATTGCGTCGCCGTTCCATGGCGCGAAAATGGCGAGGTGAGGGCGGGCATAGCCTTGAGCGGGCCATCCATTCGTATGCCGCGAAAAACGCTGCCTGACCTGGCCTGGCTGATGATGAATGAACTCGATAAGATGAAATAG
- a CDS encoding LrgB family protein, whose translation MTAPTLSLHDPLIQSLLWSVATVLLYLIAKRLYRHWPRWWLMPLAVTPACLIILVQMLHEDYRDYIRGTGWLVSLLGPATVAFAVPIYEQRELIRRQWPVLTIGMLVGSATAVGTSWLFATLLGLDGPLRQSLLPRSISTPFAMAVSGDIGGIPDLTAVFTVLTGVLGAVLGEAMLAWLPVRSTLARGALFGTAAHGAGTAKAHEIGREEGSIAGLVMVLVGLMNVLVVTLFVHL comes from the coding sequence ATGACGGCGCCAACCCTCTCCCTGCATGACCCGCTGATCCAGTCGCTGCTGTGGTCGGTGGCCACCGTCCTGCTCTATTTGATAGCGAAGCGCCTGTATCGACATTGGCCGCGTTGGTGGTTGATGCCGCTGGCCGTTACGCCAGCTTGCCTGATCATCCTTGTCCAGATGCTGCACGAGGATTACCGGGACTATATCCGTGGCACGGGTTGGCTTGTCAGCCTTCTTGGACCGGCAACCGTTGCTTTCGCCGTACCAATTTACGAACAGCGGGAGCTGATCCGCCGGCAGTGGCCGGTGCTGACAATAGGCATGCTTGTCGGGAGCGCCACGGCGGTCGGAACAAGCTGGTTGTTCGCCACACTTCTCGGTCTCGACGGCCCTCTTCGCCAGAGTCTGCTGCCCCGTTCCATCAGCACGCCTTTCGCAATGGCGGTATCCGGCGATATTGGCGGTATACCCGATCTGACAGCGGTCTTTACCGTGCTCACGGGTGTACTTGGAGCCGTGCTGGGTGAAGCGATGCTGGCCTGGCTGCCTGTGCGTTCGACCTTGGCGCGTGGCGCACTTTTCGGGACCGCCGCTCATGGTGCAGGTACGGCCAAGGCACATGAGATTGGCCGGGAAGAAGGCTCGATTGCCGGCCTCGTCATGGTGCTGGTGGGGCTGATGAACGTCCTCGTCGTGACGCTCTTTGTTCATCTATGA
- a CDS encoding CidA/LrgA family protein, whose amino-acid sequence MIHALVVRFRRRFHASRLIQIGLIVALWVVGEGIVRWTGFPAPGGVVGMLLALGLLATHRVSLFSMKRGAEWFLGEMLLFFIPAVLAVTDHHEFFGLLGLKVLAVIVASTIAVMGVTAVTIDLCYRWRSGDDGANPLPA is encoded by the coding sequence ATGATCCACGCGCTCGTCGTTCGTTTTCGCCGCCGCTTCCATGCCAGCCGCCTGATCCAGATCGGGCTCATCGTCGCCCTTTGGGTCGTCGGCGAGGGGATTGTGCGCTGGACAGGCTTCCCGGCACCGGGCGGGGTTGTCGGGATGCTCCTTGCCCTCGGTCTGCTCGCCACCCACAGGGTGAGCCTCTTCAGCATGAAGCGAGGTGCCGAATGGTTCCTGGGCGAGATGCTGCTGTTCTTCATCCCCGCCGTTCTCGCCGTAACCGACCATCACGAGTTTTTCGGGCTCCTCGGATTGAAGGTTCTCGCCGTGATTGTTGCAAGCACGATCGCGGTGATGGGCGTGACGGCGGTGACGATCGATCTTTGCTATCGCTGGAGGTCCGGTGATGACGGCGCCAACCCTCTCCCTGCATGA
- a CDS encoding LysR family transcriptional regulator, translating to MELRSLRAFVEVVRQGGFSQAARTVFTTQSAVSKAVRQLEAEIGMPVLDRVGHRSTLTAAGEIVFRRATRMLAQREDMLAELEDLRGLGRGLLRLGLPPVGSSTLFAPLFAVYRHRYPQIDIRLLEHGSNRLEEILRAGEIDLGASLLPVSDEFEWQIVRREPLVALLPVQHPLAQKDTIQTVELKDMPFVLFESGFALNRIILDLCRRQGFEPEVVARSSQIDFIIALAVAELGVAFMPRLIAEQRPNDRIRYVPLAEPDAYWDIAMIWRRGAYLSHAAKAWLDLVKETHPSD from the coding sequence ATGGAACTGCGATCCCTTCGGGCCTTTGTTGAGGTCGTGCGCCAGGGCGGTTTCTCGCAGGCCGCCAGGACGGTTTTCACCACACAGTCCGCGGTGAGCAAAGCCGTGCGCCAGCTTGAGGCAGAAATCGGCATGCCTGTACTCGATCGCGTCGGGCATCGCAGCACATTGACGGCGGCAGGCGAAATTGTCTTTCGCCGTGCTACCAGGATGCTTGCGCAGCGCGAGGACATGTTGGCCGAACTTGAGGACTTGCGCGGCCTGGGGCGCGGCCTGCTGCGCCTCGGCTTGCCGCCTGTTGGTTCGAGCACGTTGTTCGCCCCGCTATTCGCGGTTTATCGCCATCGGTATCCTCAAATCGACATCCGCCTCCTCGAACATGGCAGCAATCGCCTGGAGGAAATCCTGCGCGCAGGAGAGATCGATCTTGGGGCCTCGCTTCTGCCGGTCTCGGACGAATTCGAGTGGCAGATTGTGAGGCGCGAACCACTCGTGGCCCTTCTTCCTGTCCAACATCCTCTCGCCCAGAAAGACACCATCCAGACCGTCGAGCTGAAGGACATGCCGTTCGTCCTGTTCGAAAGCGGGTTCGCGCTGAACCGCATCATCCTCGACCTTTGCCGCAGACAGGGTTTCGAGCCCGAAGTTGTGGCGCGGAGCAGCCAGATCGATTTCATCATCGCACTGGCTGTGGCTGAACTTGGCGTGGCATTCATGCCGCGCCTGATCGCCGAGCAGCGCCCAAATGACCGGATCCGTTATGTTCCCCTCGCTGAACCGGATGCCTATTGGGACATCGCAATGATCTGGCGTAGGGGCGCCTATCTTTCGCATGCCGCGAAAGCCTGGCTTGATCTTGTAAAGGAAACCCATCCGAGCGATTGA
- a CDS encoding heme-binding protein, with protein MDFSTAQSLVAVAKSEADKTGVSVSIAVLDAAAHLLAFARSEAAALGTIDVSQRKARTAALFQTDSSELGAGVGPGGPAYTFENTNGGLIVFGGGVVLRNKDGAFIGAIGIAGATIEQDEAIAKAAASSILA; from the coding sequence ATGGACTTCAGTACAGCGCAGTCCCTGGTCGCCGTCGCCAAGAGCGAGGCGGACAAGACGGGAGTCTCAGTTTCCATCGCGGTACTCGATGCAGCCGCCCATCTCCTCGCTTTCGCCCGCTCGGAAGCCGCCGCTCTCGGAACGATCGACGTCAGCCAGAGGAAGGCACGTACCGCCGCGCTCTTCCAGACTGACAGCAGCGAGCTCGGCGCCGGTGTCGGTCCCGGCGGACCCGCCTATACATTTGAGAACACCAATGGTGGTCTGATCGTCTTTGGCGGCGGTGTCGTACTTCGCAACAAGGATGGGGCCTTTATCGGTGCGATCGGCATCGCAGGAGCAACCATCGAGCAGGATGAGGCGATCGCCAAGGCGGCTGCCTCGTCCATCCTGGCCTGA